ACCTCAATCAATTACAGCAGTTATTTGTGGGTGTTCAATCCCTTCATTTTTAAATACATCACGATGCTCAATATTTACTCTATAGCCTTTATTGCAAAGCAACGTATAGACTCTATTCGCAATAAATACTGATCGATGCATTCCACCCGTACAACCAATGGCGATAACTAGCTGGCTTTTACCTTCTTTAATATAATTTGGCACTAAAAACTCCACTAAATCATTTAGCTTTGCAACAAACTCTTTTGTTACCGGCCACTTCCAAATATACTCAGCGACCTCTGGCACAGCACCACTTTTATGACGCATAGAGTCAATATAATATGGATTCGGCAAAAACCTTACATCCAGCATTAGATCGGCATCGAGCGGCATACCATGCTTAAACCCAAACGAAACAACCGTAATATTCATAGAATTAGATTCTGAAGAATTACCAAACCAACGAATAATTTTTTCTTTCAAACTGCTTTTCTTCATATCGGAAGTATCAATAATATGTGTTGCTCTAGCTCTCACTCTCGCCAAACGTTCCCGTTCTTTTGCAATTCCTTCACTAATTCTGCTATTGGGTGCCATCGGGTGACGACGGCGTGATTCTTTGTAACGACGTATAATCGTTGCGTCAGAAGCTTCCATAAATAGCATTTCATACTTCATACCGCTTTCATCCATGCTATCTAAAATATGTATCATTTTATCGAAGAATTCACGTCCTCGCGTATCAACAACAAGCGCGACTTTATGTACGCTTCCAGAAGAATGCGTACAAAGCTCTGCAAACTTAGGAATAAACATCGGCGGTAAATTATCAACACAAAAATACCCCAAATCCTCCATATGACGGCTGACTTGTGTTTTTCCTGCACCTGACATACCAGTAATAATTACCAAACGAAAATCTTCCATACTTACCACCTCCATAATTCGCTTTTAATGAAAGCTACAACAATTATATGGCAAAAGTAAAAAAAAAGCAAAGTACAGAATTCTTCTTTCTCTACTTTGCCTAATAAATTTAATCGCCTAAAATATATTTTTCTACAGCGGTTGCAAAACCATCTGCCTCTACATCATCCGTAATCGCATCAGCAACTGCTTTTATTGATTCAAATGCATTTCCCATAGCAACGCTGAAGCCAGCATACCCAAACATTGCTAAATCATTATCGGAATCTCCAACTACCATAATTTCAGAAGGACGAATCCCATATTCTCTCGCTAAAACCTCAATGCCCTTTGCTTTATTCATCCCTATCGATACAACATCAATACAATGATCTGAAGTTATCGGTGTATCTAATCTTCCTGTAAACCTATCACGCACTTTTGGAGCGATGGATTGAATATGACCAGCTTTATCTAAAATAACCATCTGTACAATTCTTCTAGAATATTTATCCAACTGTCCTTTAGCTTCTTTTACATCAATTTTAAATACATTTTCGTACCCCGTCCACAAATCAGGTTTTATTTCATTTACATACAATTCATCATCAATATACCATTGAATATGCCAGTTATTTTCTAAACAGAATTCGATCGCTTCACGCGCAATTTTATCATCTATGTGATGTTCGAAAATCGTTTTACCATCACAAGATTTTATCACCGATCCATTACAGCTAATAATTGGTAAATCAAGATTCACTTCCTGGGCGAATCTAACTGCCGCTTTATGCATCCGCCCTGTCGCGAACGTTACCTTTACCCCTTTTTCCTGCGCTCGCTGAATCGCCAGAGCATTTCGCGATGAGATTTTCTTTTCTCCATTTAATAACGTACCATCTAAATCAGTAACAAGTAATTTTATTGCCATATAGTCACCATTTTAACCTTGCTTTTGTAATACGTATTTCCTGATTGCAACGGCTACACCACTATGATTGTTGTCTTCAGTTACAACTTTTGCTACTGCTTTTGCTTTTTGATTTGCATTTCCCATTGCAACACTTAACCCTGCCGCTTTAAGCATTGGCAAGTCGTTATTAGAATCACCTAATGCCATAACCTCTTCACGCGATAAGTTAAGCTTTTCAATCAACCGATCTACTGCCGCCGCTTTATTTACGCTCGGATGAATAATTTCAATATAGGTTGGCATAGATTTCACTGCGGTTATTCTTCCCGCAAATTGCTTTTCGAGCAAAGCAACAATTTCATCTGTCTGCACTTCATTATCGGTAATCATTAGCATTTTAGGCGGACGTTTCGCATAATCAGCCAATTTTCCCCCTACAGCATGCCCCTTTATCCCTGCTACACTTTCATAATACTTCGCTTTTTCATTATGTTCTTTAAAATACAAATTATCATCATCAATCGTTTGGATATACCAATCGTTTTCTTGGCAAAGTGTAATAATTTCTTGCGCAACCCCTGTGTCTAAACATTGTTCATATAAGATTTCACCAGAAACAGATTTAATTACTGCACCATTATACGTAATAATCGGTACATCAACACCAAGCTGTTTTGCATAGGGAAGTGCTGATGGATACATCCTACCAGTCGCAATCGTGACTGTTACCCCCGACTGTACCGCCTCAAAAATTGCCGACTTATTCGCTTCAGATATTTGATGATCACAATCTAATAAAGTTCCGTCTAAATCACTAATGACTAGTTTTATTGCCATAACTTAAACCTCCCCACTTTATTTTTATCATTTATTATTATTTCATATTTATTTTTATTACTTTTTTATTATACGGGATTTATATTATCAATACAAGAGAAATAAATGGAGACTATTTGGGAATAGCATATAAAAAAAGCGACCTTAATAGGTCGCTTTTCATTGTTAATCAATTAAAAATTATTTTAAAACATCAGCTAATGCAGCATTCATTGTACGAACAGCAGCTACACTTGCATCAAATAATTTTTGTTCTTCTTCATTTAATTTAACATCAACGATTTTTTCAATACCGTTTTTACCAAGAACAACAGGTACGCCAACACAAACGTCAGTTTCGCCGTATTCACCTTCAAGGTAAGCGCAGCAAGGAATTAATTTTTTCGCATCAGTAACGATTGCTTCAACAACAGTAGCACCAGCAGCACCAGGAGCATACCAAGCAGAAGTGCCAAGAAGACCTGTTAATGTAGCACCGCCAACCATAGTATCAGCTACTACTTTATCAATTGTTTCTTTATCTAAAAGTTGAGATACTGGAATACCTTTATATGTAGCAAAACGAGCTAAAGGAATCATAGTTTTATCGCCATGACCGCCAATTACCATACCATCAACGTCAGTAGGAGTGCATCCTAAAGCTTGGCTTAAATAGTATCTGAAACGGCTGCTATCAAGCATACCACCCATACCGATAATACGGTTTTTAGGAACGCCACTTGCTTTAAGAGCTAAGTAAGTCATTGTATCCATTGGATTGGAAATAATAACGAAGATAGCATTTGGAGAATATTGAAGAACTTGATCCACTACGCTTTTTACGATACCAGCATTTGTACCAATTAATTGTTCGCGAGTCATACCAGGTTTACGAGGAATACCTGAAGTAATAACAACCACGGAAGAATCTGCTGTTTTGCTGTAATCATTAGTGCAACCAACAATTGTAGTATCAAAATTCATCATATGAGAAGTTTGCATCATATCCATAGCTTTACCTTCAGATACACCTTCTTTGATGTCCAAAAGAACTAATTCACTAGCAAATCCTTTTAATGCAATTACGTTAGCGACTGTAGCACCAACATTACCCGCTCCAACAACTGTAACTTTCATAATAAATAAAACCCTCCTCTTATTTAGCAATGCATGTCCCTTTCCCTATAGAAAAAAACATTTTGCCTACAACAAGCCATAGAACCTATGGGATGAAGTCTCTCATTCAAGTATAGCAAATGGATTTTTAAAAATCAACAAGACAAGGTCTTTTTTCCGCTTTTTTAAGGAAAATAATATCAATAACTTTTGTGCATTTCTACGAAAAATTTGGTGATCCTATACCATAGGTACCTTGCTAAAATTTTAATAGTTTTTTGCAAAGTATCCATTTTTTCTCTTTATTATTTTAAATTTAAAGGAGGTCTATTATGTCTATCCTTGACAAAATCAACTCTGAAACTCGCATGCTTTTCAACAACTTCTTTGATAAAGAACCGTTAAATTATCTTGAAGCAGCAAGTCTATACGGAGTCGTCGCACAAGGGCGATATAATGTAGCAATGCTAGAAATTCTCTATAATCATGCCCAAGATGAAGAATTGAAAGGCTTAATTAAAGAGGCGCTTAGCACCCAAACAAAAGCACTAATTTACCAGTCAGAAGAAATGCTACAAGAAAGCGGCTCACAAATTCCGTCTCTTACTTTCCGCCGTCGCACGCTGCACAAACGGCCGCTTGCTATTGATCCTGATGCAAAATTAAGTGACGCAGAGGTAGCCATTGCAATTGGTACAATGGCAAAAGCAGCTCAAACAGCTATGTTAGCAGCATTGCATCAATCTTATCAGCTTGATATAGCAATGATGTATCGCGAACTACTTGATAAAGGATTAGATTGGGACTACAAGTTGCTTCAACTTATGTTGAAACGCGGCTGGCTTCCAAGACTTCACAAAGCTTGTCACTAATTTTGTGCAGCTTCATTCTGTACAATTTTTAATATCCATCTGCACCTTGGTCATATGTATCCAAGGAATTAGCCACTCACCTGCATCCTAGGGTATAACTTTTACTTGTAAAAATCAAAAATCTAACTGCAGATTAAGAATAAGATAAAAACAGCCTGCTGATTTTCAGCAGGCTGTTTTTATCTTATTCTTTTACTTCTTCAAATTCGTCTTTACCTACACCACAAAGAGGACAAACAAAGTCTTCCGGTAATTCTTCAAATAAAGTCCCTGGTTCAATGTTATTATCTACATCGCCTTCCGCTTCATCATAAACGTAACCACAAACTACACAAGCCCATTTTGCCATAAAAAATCCCCCTCTCCTTATTATGTATTCTAATATATAGATTATATTATTTTCAATAGAAAATCTACTGAAAATTTGGTAAAACTCAAAATAATAGAAAATTTATCTAAGAACTATCTCAATTTCATAACATTCGAATTTTACCGTTTCCACTATTATATCCTATTTTATTCTGAAATATCTTCACAATAAAAATTTTTTAAAAAATTTTTACCAATTACGGCTAGAGCCACCACCACCACTAGAGCCACCGCCATAACTTCCACCACCACCGCCGCCACCGCCACGCGACCGACTAATTAAGATGAGAAGCATCCGTGTAATTGCTCCGCCAAAAAACACCCAATCTATAATGAGTAGCAATACAAAGCCCGCGATCATAAGATAATCAACAAACCCCAAATCTTGGTTTGTTTCCAGTTGTTTTGCTTGTGCTGGCTTAGCTTTTCCGTCAAAGGTTATTCCATATTCATTTGCCGTTACCTTAAGCAGTGATGCATATCCATTTAAAACACCTGCAGAATAATTTCCTTCACGGAAATATGGTAGCATATATTTATCTTGAATTTCACCCGTTTTACCGTCTGGCAAAGCACCTTCAAGACCATAACCAACTTCAATTTTTGACTTTCTATCTTCAACAGCGACAAGCATCAAGACACCATTGTTCATCTGTTTATCACCAATTTCCCAAGTCCGAAAAAGTTGTAATGCATAATCTTCTATTGCTTCCCCATCTAAAGACTTTATCGTTACCACGACGATTTGAGCTTTCGTTTGCGCTTCTAAACTTTTCCCCCATTGATTCAGCTTCGCTTTATCCTCTGCTGTTAAAACCTGTGCATAATCTTGTACATATATATTATTCGTCGGTTTAGACGGAATATCTGCCGCAAACACGCTGATTGAAAAGCTCAAAAAAGCGAAAATCGTCATCATAAATGCCAACCATTTTTTTCGCATTTCTTTCACCTACTTAAAAAACCGCAAAGTCGCTCCGCACAAAAACCTACACCTACGTAACCCTTTGGCAAAACCGTATTCTTTGCGGCTTAATCTTCATTTTTAGAATTTCACTTGTGGTGTCTGTTTGCTTGCTTCATCCGCTTTAAAATATTCACGCTGCGAGAATCCAAGCATTCCAGCATAAATACTAGTTGGAATTGTTTTTACTTTTGTATTAAAGGATTGTACCACATCATTATAATCTTTCCGTGCAACTGCAAGACGATTTTCTGTTCCTGCCAATTCATCTTGAAGTGCTCTAAAGTTTTGATCAGCTTTTAAATTTGGATAATTTTCTACAACCATCAATAAACGACTCAGCGCGCTGCTAAGTTCATTATTTGCTTCAGATTTATTTGCAACACCTTCAGCTCCAGCTAATTTAGCTCGTGCTTCAGATACAGCTTTAATTGCTTCTTGTTCATGTGCTGCATATCCTTTTACGGTATTTACTAAATTAGGAATTAAATCAGCACGACGTTGTAATTGATTTTCAACTTGTGCCCACTTGCTATTCACATCTTCATTTTGTTGTACAAGGCCATTGTAGCCCATGATAACCACAGCTGCAATTGCGATGATAATCGCTGCAATTACACCGAAAATAGTCCACCCTTTCATATAGCACCTCCGAAATTTGCAATTCATTTTCTTTAAGATCTTTCTCATTATATCATAAGCGATTATACCGTGTAAAAATTTTCTCACATCTTAATAACGGCAAACTTCTTTAATTCTTTCAAACCATGCATATGGAATCTGCAAGGACCCATTTCCTATTCCCAATTTATAGGAAGGACGATTATCCCCATGAAAATCTGTCCCACCAGTAGGGATTAAGCCGAATTTTTCCACCCATTTTTTTGCCAAACCTTCTTCCTCTGGTGTAAAGTTTGAATACATTGCCTCTAATCCGTTAAGCCCCATATGTTTTAATTCCTTTAACCATTTCTCTTTTTCCTCAATTGACAACCCTTTTAGTCCAATACCTTTATGATAATGCGCCAATGAAGCAACCCCGCCTGCCTGGCGAATCATCACTATCGCCTCTTGGGTTGGTGTATTAATTTGTAATCCTTCTGTTGCTGGATTCAAGTATTCATCCCAAATATATTGCACATCAGCTTGTTTTTTATTTGCTGCAAAAAAACGCATAACAGCATAACGATCGAATTGATGATTCGCATAGGGTGTTATTTTTTCTCGCGATATATCTACCCCGCGTTTTTGCAAGCGTTCAAGAATGGTATCCAAGCATTCTTCCTTGGGCGCACGAATTTTTTTATATTGCTTTTTAAATTCAGAATCCTCTATATTCATACCTAAGCCTAAGATATGGAGCTTGCGCCCTTGGTAGATTGTGCTCATTTCAATTCCAGGTAAAATTTCGATGCCAACTTTATCTGCTTCTACCTTTGCTTCAGTATAACCAATCAAATTGTCATGATCTGTAACAGCGATTGCCGATAAACCAATTTCTTTGGCTTTTCGCACTAGCTCTGCTGGACTATAACTTCCATCAGTATATGTTGAATGTAAATGTAAATCTATCGTTTTCATCTTGATAACCTCTTTTCCCAGATATCTTACATGTACTTACTATTTTCATTTATCCGATGACTTACCCGCAAGGCGAGCGGCTAAGTCCTTGGATAAGGGCGATTAAGATTCAGATAAAGTAAAAATTCCATATGAATCAAGCCTACTTTACAAGATAATTATATCATCAATTCTCTAAAAGTCCTTGTTTATAGATGAAAAATATCTCCTAGTGAAATTCACTAGGAGATATTTTCTATATAAAGGAGAGAGGAGCTACATTTAATAGGTTTTCGCAATTCCTTGAAAAATATACATGACAGCTGTCGCACCCGGATCCTGCCGTCCAATTGATTTTTCACTATAATATGCTGCTCTGCCATGTACAGATTGCATTGTTTTTGTTTTTTCTACACCTTCCAGAGCCGCTTGATAAGCATCTTGATGTGCCTCAATTAAATTTTTTCCTTCGTGATTGGCAGCGGCTAAAGCCTCAACTGCTGGATGAAGTGCATCAAGCATTGTTTTATCGCCAATTTGACTTTGCCCCCTTTGCATAACGCCTTCAACCGCCGCCCGTCCCATGGCAACCAAATCTGCTAATGTCAATTCCTGTTTTCCTTTGGCTTTTGCGGATGCTTTAATAAAACAAGTAGATACTAATGTCCCCATCGTCGATGGAACTACCGAATTCACTTTCATTCCGAGCTTCATTAAAAATTTTCCTAAATCCGGTTCATCTAATCTATGCGCTTCTTCGGCAACTGCATGGAATC
This genomic interval from Selenobaculum gibii contains the following:
- the rapZ gene encoding RNase adapter RapZ; this encodes MEDFRLVIITGMSGAGKTQVSRHMEDLGYFCVDNLPPMFIPKFAELCTHSSGSVHKVALVVDTRGREFFDKMIHILDSMDESGMKYEMLFMEASDATIIRRYKESRRRHPMAPNSRISEGIAKERERLARVRARATHIIDTSDMKKSSLKEKIIRWFGNSSESNSMNITVVSFGFKHGMPLDADLMLDVRFLPNPYYIDSMRHKSGAVPEVAEYIWKWPVTKEFVAKLNDLVEFLVPNYIKEGKSQLVIAIGCTGGMHRSVFIANRVYTLLCNKGYRVNIEHRDVFKNEGIEHPQITAVID
- a CDS encoding Cof-type HAD-IIB family hydrolase gives rise to the protein MAIKLLVTDLDGTLLNGEKKISSRNALAIQRAQEKGVKVTFATGRMHKAAVRFAQEVNLDLPIISCNGSVIKSCDGKTIFEHHIDDKIAREAIEFCLENNWHIQWYIDDELYVNEIKPDLWTGYENVFKIDVKEAKGQLDKYSRRIVQMVILDKAGHIQSIAPKVRDRFTGRLDTPITSDHCIDVVSIGMNKAKGIEVLAREYGIRPSEIMVVGDSDNDLAMFGYAGFSVAMGNAFESIKAVADAITDDVEADGFATAVEKYILGD
- a CDS encoding Cof-type HAD-IIB family hydrolase, which translates into the protein MAIKLVISDLDGTLLDCDHQISEANKSAIFEAVQSGVTVTIATGRMYPSALPYAKQLGVDVPIITYNGAVIKSVSGEILYEQCLDTGVAQEIITLCQENDWYIQTIDDDNLYFKEHNEKAKYYESVAGIKGHAVGGKLADYAKRPPKMLMITDNEVQTDEIVALLEKQFAGRITAVKSMPTYIEIIHPSVNKAAAVDRLIEKLNLSREEVMALGDSNNDLPMLKAAGLSVAMGNANQKAKAVAKVVTEDNNHSGVAVAIRKYVLQKQG
- the mdh gene encoding malate dehydrogenase, which encodes MKVTVVGAGNVGATVANVIALKGFASELVLLDIKEGVSEGKAMDMMQTSHMMNFDTTIVGCTNDYSKTADSSVVVITSGIPRKPGMTREQLIGTNAGIVKSVVDQVLQYSPNAIFVIISNPMDTMTYLALKASGVPKNRIIGMGGMLDSSRFRYYLSQALGCTPTDVDGMVIGGHGDKTMIPLARFATYKGIPVSQLLDKETIDKVVADTMVGGATLTGLLGTSAWYAPGAAGATVVEAIVTDAKKLIPCCAYLEGEYGETDVCVGVPVVLGKNGIEKIVDVKLNEEEQKLFDASVAAVRTMNAALADVLK
- a CDS encoding DUF3231 family protein; translation: MSILDKINSETRMLFNNFFDKEPLNYLEAASLYGVVAQGRYNVAMLEILYNHAQDEELKGLIKEALSTQTKALIYQSEEMLQESGSQIPSLTFRRRTLHKRPLAIDPDAKLSDAEVAIAIGTMAKAAQTAMLAALHQSYQLDIAMMYRELLDKGLDWDYKLLQLMLKRGWLPRLHKACH
- the rd gene encoding rubredoxin is translated as MAKWACVVCGYVYDEAEGDVDNNIEPGTLFEELPEDFVCPLCGVGKDEFEEVKE
- a CDS encoding TPM domain-containing protein, which encodes MRKKWLAFMMTIFAFLSFSISVFAADIPSKPTNNIYVQDYAQVLTAEDKAKLNQWGKSLEAQTKAQIVVVTIKSLDGEAIEDYALQLFRTWEIGDKQMNNGVLMLVAVEDRKSKIEVGYGLEGALPDGKTGEIQDKYMLPYFREGNYSAGVLNGYASLLKVTANEYGITFDGKAKPAQAKQLETNQDLGFVDYLMIAGFVLLLIIDWVFFGGAITRMLLILISRSRGGGGGGGGSYGGGSSGGGGSSRNW
- a CDS encoding LemA family protein, with translation MKGWTIFGVIAAIIIAIAAVVIMGYNGLVQQNEDVNSKWAQVENQLQRRADLIPNLVNTVKGYAAHEQEAIKAVSEARAKLAGAEGVANKSEANNELSSALSRLLMVVENYPNLKADQNFRALQDELAGTENRLAVARKDYNDVVQSFNTKVKTIPTSIYAGMLGFSQREYFKADEASKQTPQVKF
- a CDS encoding PHP domain-containing protein, encoding MKTIDLHLHSTYTDGSYSPAELVRKAKEIGLSAIAVTDHDNLIGYTEAKVEADKVGIEILPGIEMSTIYQGRKLHILGLGMNIEDSEFKKQYKKIRAPKEECLDTILERLQKRGVDISREKITPYANHQFDRYAVMRFFAANKKQADVQYIWDEYLNPATEGLQINTPTQEAIVMIRQAGGVASLAHYHKGIGLKGLSIEEKEKWLKELKHMGLNGLEAMYSNFTPEEEGLAKKWVEKFGLIPTGGTDFHGDNRPSYKLGIGNGSLQIPYAWFERIKEVCRY
- the dhaL gene encoding dihydroxyacetone kinase subunit DhaL translates to METVTKEILIRILDSVEATMAEVKEHLIELDGAMGDGDLGLTMYSGFHAVAEEAHRLDEPDLGKFLMKLGMKVNSVVPSTMGTLVSTCFIKASAKAKGKQELTLADLVAMGRAAVEGVMQRGQSQIGDKTMLDALHPAVEALAAANHEGKNLIEAHQDAYQAALEGVEKTKTMQSVHGRAAYYSEKSIGRQDPGATAVMYIFQGIAKTY